One segment of Cohaesibacter intestini DNA contains the following:
- a CDS encoding extracellular solute-binding protein, translating to MPKETDPNQPVRTSLTRRALLKSSSAALLTGLLGGVALTARPLVGFASVERHGLSVFGELKYPPGFGHFDYINADAPKGGRFSFSAPSWLYNQNPQTFNTLNGFVLKGDAPPRIELLFDMLMVRASDEPDAVYCHLSQSVALSTDGNRLTFQLRPEARFHDGTKVTPEDVAFSYLAIKDKGHPNLKLSLRALDKVEVSDDSVTLVFDGTQTRQDPIEAASIVPIFSKADYDGKAFDGSTLTPPVGSGPYKVGLINPGSVIEFHRDPDYWGKDLPTAVGHHNFDIIRLSFSRDSTTTFESFKKGDLNFWQEFSSKRWATQYDFPALSEGRVQKLELPDDEPSAAQGWFFNTRRSKFADPRTREAIAITFDFEWSNEKLFFGLYQRTHSFFERTAMKASGKAEGKVLALLEPYRDQLDAAVFDEPYMPPVSDGSGRDRKILARSIQLLKEAGWTQTEAGWVNGSGETLEIELLGNTPLFERIINPWAERLALIGVPLRFRLVDPAQFQRRLDEFDFDLAGRRYSMSATLGPATRSVWGSASADTNGSYNLAGLKLAAMDAMIDAALAAESREDMEAAGQAIDRIWRAGHYWIPNWNKPVHTIGLWQGIQAGETAGLYEFYPESWWWMKG from the coding sequence ATGCCAAAAGAGACAGACCCGAACCAGCCTGTGCGGACCTCACTCACACGGCGCGCCTTGCTCAAAAGCAGTTCTGCCGCTCTGTTGACCGGCTTATTGGGCGGCGTTGCTCTGACCGCCCGGCCACTGGTCGGGTTTGCGAGTGTGGAGCGGCACGGCCTGTCGGTCTTTGGTGAGCTCAAATATCCGCCGGGTTTTGGCCACTTTGACTATATCAATGCAGATGCCCCCAAGGGTGGGCGGTTTTCCTTCTCGGCGCCAAGCTGGCTCTATAACCAGAATCCGCAGACCTTCAACACATTGAATGGCTTTGTGCTCAAAGGGGACGCACCGCCGCGGATCGAATTGTTGTTCGATATGCTGATGGTGCGGGCCTCTGATGAGCCAGACGCGGTCTATTGCCACTTGTCGCAGTCCGTCGCCCTGTCGACCGACGGCAACCGTCTGACCTTCCAACTGCGCCCAGAAGCACGCTTCCATGATGGCACCAAGGTGACGCCTGAGGATGTGGCTTTCAGCTATCTGGCAATCAAGGACAAGGGTCATCCGAACCTCAAGCTATCCCTGCGGGCGCTCGACAAAGTCGAAGTTTCGGATGACAGCGTGACATTGGTGTTTGACGGCACGCAAACGCGGCAGGACCCGATCGAGGCGGCCTCGATTGTGCCAATTTTCTCCAAGGCTGATTATGACGGCAAGGCCTTTGATGGCTCGACCCTCACCCCGCCGGTCGGCTCTGGCCCCTACAAGGTCGGCCTGATCAATCCGGGCAGTGTGATCGAGTTTCACCGGGACCCCGATTATTGGGGCAAGGATCTGCCAACCGCTGTCGGGCACCATAATTTCGATATTATCCGCCTTAGTTTTAGCCGCGATTCCACCACGACCTTTGAGAGCTTCAAGAAGGGCGATCTTAATTTTTGGCAGGAATTCTCCTCCAAGCGCTGGGCGACCCAGTATGACTTCCCGGCATTGTCGGAGGGACGGGTGCAAAAGCTCGAGCTGCCGGACGATGAGCCATCGGCGGCACAGGGCTGGTTCTTCAACACCCGGCGGAGCAAATTTGCCGATCCGCGAACGCGCGAGGCGATTGCCATCACCTTCGATTTCGAATGGTCAAATGAAAAGCTGTTTTTCGGCCTTTATCAACGCACCCACTCTTTCTTTGAACGCACGGCAATGAAGGCCAGTGGCAAGGCGGAAGGCAAGGTTTTGGCCTTGCTCGAGCCTTATCGAGACCAGTTGGACGCTGCGGTGTTTGACGAGCCTTACATGCCACCGGTGTCGGACGGCTCCGGGCGCGATCGCAAGATTTTGGCCCGCTCAATCCAGCTCCTCAAAGAGGCCGGTTGGACCCAGACCGAGGCTGGTTGGGTCAACGGATCGGGCGAGACGCTGGAGATCGAACTGCTCGGCAACACTCCTCTGTTTGAGCGGATCATCAATCCATGGGCCGAACGTCTGGCGCTGATTGGGGTGCCATTGCGCTTCCGTCTGGTGGATCCGGCCCAATTCCAGCGACGGCTGGATGAGTTTGATTTTGATCTGGCCGGGCGGCGTTATTCCATGTCGGCAACCCTTGGGCCTGCGACACGCTCGGTCTGGGGATCTGCTTCAGCAGATACCAATGGCAGCTATAATCTGGCGGGTCTGAAGCTTGCCGCGATGGATGCCATGATCGATGCGGCGCTGGCTGCTGAGAGCCGCGAGGATATGGAAGCGGCCGGACAAGCCATCGACCGGATCTGGCGGGCCGGACATTACTGGATTCCCAACTGGAACAAGCCGGTCCACACGATTGGCCTTTGGCAAGGCATTCAGGCCGGTGAAACTGCCGGACTTTACGAATTCTACCCTGAAAGCTGGTGGTGGATGAAAGGTTGA